A genomic window from Winogradskyella sp. J14-2 includes:
- a CDS encoding DoxX family membrane protein — protein MKSDKIILVLRIAVAVILIQTLRFKFTAHPDSVYIFETVGLEPYGRIGVGLLELVAGILLLIPKTVWAGALLTLGLIGGAIVMHLTQLGIEVNGDGGVLFYTAIITFILSAIILYYFRKYIPILGKKLSF, from the coding sequence ATGAAATCTGACAAAATCATTTTAGTACTTAGAATTGCTGTAGCTGTTATATTAATTCAAACGCTTCGTTTTAAGTTTACAGCGCATCCAGATAGTGTCTATATTTTTGAAACTGTAGGCCTTGAGCCTTATGGACGAATAGGAGTTGGACTATTAGAGCTAGTCGCTGGAATTTTACTGTTAATACCAAAAACTGTTTGGGCAGGTGCACTTTTAACTTTAGGTCTTATAGGTGGTGCAATAGTAATGCATTTAACACAACTAGGTATTGAGGTAAACGGAGATGGCGGAGTCCTATTTTACACAGCAATAATAACATTTATACTTAGTGCTATAATTCTTTATTATTTTAGAAAATATATACCAATTTTAGGCAAGAAATTAAGCTTCTAA